A segment of the Luteolibacter arcticus genome:
GGCGCGTCGTCCGGCATCCGCAGCTGTGCCGGGGTGTTGCCGGCGGTTAGCAACTCGAATACCGCATGAGCGCCATCGCGGCTCATGCCGAGAGCCGGCTCATCGGGGAACGGTTTCACGCGCAGGATCAGCCACGCCAGATTGCCCTTTTGCTCCGGCCAAGCGCCGGTGCTATAGCGGCAGCCGGGCGGGATGCGTAGCATTTGGCCGCCGCGCAAGCCGATCTCCTCGCCATCGATGACGTAGCGTTGCTGTCCGGATAAAAGGAATACCAGCACCATCCATTGCTCGTGGCATTGCTCCGCGAGGGGTGCGGAAGCACGATGATAGTGCAGGTGGCCGAGGGTCAGCGCATGCTTCATGCCGATCGAGCGCAGGTTGAGAATGCGCCGCTCCGCGGTGCTGACGGTATCGATCCATTCGGGTTCCTGGTGGCTCATGGTGACGGGAGGCAGGCCTTCTAGTCCGTCGCATCCTCTCACGCCACGCAAGGGGCGGACGTTTCATTTTTTAAGGCGGAGGAAATCGAACGCCGGCCCGCCGCGGAAGCGAGGGATTCAAATTCCGATGATTTCGTGTCTGGTTTCCGACGCAGGCGGTATTTGTTGCCATCCTGTCCTTTGCTGCCTTGTCCTGTCCTGCTCCAGAGCTGTTTTCGACTCCGCCCGGTGATGATGCCGCCTGGATCGCGGGGGAAATCGCGGCCCTGAGACCCGGGCTGCTGGGCTATGTGGCCTCCTTGCTGCCGCAGGCCCGGGGCGAGGCCGAGGATGTGGTGCAGGCGACGTGCGTGGTCCTGTGGGAAAAGCGCGAGGGCTTCCAGCAAGGTACCGATTTCAAAGCCTGGGCTTTCCGCACCGCTTACTTCCAAGCCATGGCGGTGCGCCGTGACCTGAGCCGCAGCAAGGTGGCCGTGTTCTCCGATGAAACGCTGCAACGCCTCGCCGCACCGGCGGAGGAAGCGGCATCGGGGATCGATACGCGGGTCACGGCGCTGCGCCTCTGTGTGTCGGACCTGCCATCGGCCGACCAACGCCTGCTCGCGCTGAAATACCTCCGCCGCGAGTCGCTGGCAGATCACGCTCGCGAGCTGGGGATGCCGTCCGGCCGCCTGCAGAAGACGCTGTCCCGCCTGCGGTTGGCCCTGAAGCACTGCATTGAAAAACGCCTCAAGTATTCGTGATTCCACCCGCGCCCAACGCCGAACTCCGCAAGCTCATCGACCGCATGCTCGATGAGGAGCCGCTCTCTCGCACCGAACTCGCTCGGCTGGAAGAGCTGTTGGATGATGAAGCGGGCCTCCAAT
Coding sequences within it:
- a CDS encoding sigma-70 family RNA polymerase sigma factor gives rise to the protein MSCPAPELFSTPPGDDAAWIAGEIAALRPGLLGYVASLLPQARGEAEDVVQATCVVLWEKREGFQQGTDFKAWAFRTAYFQAMAVRRDLSRSKVAVFSDETLQRLAAPAEEAASGIDTRVTALRLCVSDLPSADQRLLALKYLRRESLADHARELGMPSGRLQKTLSRLRLALKHCIEKRLKYS